CCAATGCAATAACCCACCTTTTCCAGCGGCTCCGTTTCACTTCGCTATGTTTTCCGTTTTCGCTCATGCACTGTTCATCTAAAACGCCTGGCCTATGCTAAAATGAATTCCAATTCTGCTCCACCGGGACCCAAAGTCTGTACCTTCATAAATATTCAGATCTTCATCGGTCGGATTGAGTTTGTAGCCGATATCAACGCGAATCGGCCCGATGGGTGATTGATACCTGATACCTCCGCCCGTGCCAAACTGTATAGGCCTTTCATCCAGGCTGGTTGCATCCGCCCAGATCTGTCCACCGTCAAGGAAGGCTGCAATACCCACCTTGGGAAGAAATCCCGACAACTGCTGACGCACTTCAATATTAAAAATCATCTGGGCTCTGCCCCCCGTGGGTACGTACTCCCTGAAACTGCCGTCATCACGAAAAGCAGGCCTTGCAGGCCCCAGCCTTTGCCTGTTCCAGCCCCTAACCGAGTTTGTGCCTCCCGTAAAAAAGAGAATGTTGGAAGGCAGTGTTCTCTGACCCGAATAAAAGATCTTTCCTGTACTGATACGGGTGGCCAGCGTGGTGGACCTTGAAAGCCTGGTGTAGCGCCTTACATCCAATGAAAGTTTTTGAAATGAAAATGTACCCTCTCCAAAGAGTCCTGAGGATTCAAGAAATGGCTGAATCACCCATCCACGGGGATCCCTGGTTAATCCTTCGCTGTAGTATCCGGATATGGTTAGGGATGATACGTTGTAGTTAAGTACCGTATCGGGCAGTGATACATCCGGATCGCGTGAAAGCTCCTCATTTATGGAGAATTCATATGTTGCTGATGCGGTCACAGAACGTCTCAGTTCGTAGATCAGGCTGTTATTGAAACCGGCCTGAAACAGTTCGAATGACGGTTCCAGTTTGTGAACACCAAAAACCGTTGCAACATTACTGCTTTTGGGGTTGAATACATAGGGAAACAGGAATCCGGTGGTAAGCCGCTGTTCAATAAAAGATCCTCTGCCGTTTATCCCGAAACGGTGTCCCCTGCCCGTAATATTCCGGTGCCGCCATTCGAGCTGACCCCTCAGATATTCTTCACGGCCAAACCCAATTGTTGCCTGTACCGATCGCAGAGGATGCTCTCTCACCCTGAACAATACCTCAAGGGTGGAATCCCTGGGTTGTTCCGGAAGATTGATGGTGGCAAAACGAAACAGGTGATGGTTGAAAATCTGGCGCTGGCCCTCCTGCATTTTATCCCTGCTGTAAACTTCTCCCTCCCTGATATCTGTTTCTCTGAGAAGTACGCGGTCAGGTACCGAAAGGTTCTGTTCAATTCTGATTTCTGAAAAGTATGTTTTTTGATTGGGGCGCGCAGTAATGGTTACGTCTGCACGGTTTGCCACCGAATCTATGGCCGTCTCAATATCCACTTCAGGCCAGGCAAATCCCTGATTTTCAAGCATCAGCAAAAACAACCCTTCTGTATCGGCCGTACGGAGGCTTTGGTATCGCATCCCTTCACGGAAATCGTGCCGTTGTTCTGCCCGTTCAAAATCCCTGGCTGCCCGGATCTCTTCTGCTATCGTACTGTCTGCATCAATTACAATGCGGCTGTTTCTTATCATCAGCGGGCTGCCCTCAGTTATCCTGAATGTCACCCTCTTTCTCCAGTCCCTCTTCAGTGAACTCACTTCATAATCAACCTGAACCTGAATAAATCCCCGTCGTTCGTAATAGCGCCGTATACGGATCTGATCGCGTCTTAATTCATTTTCACTAAGTACATAGGCACCGTGTTTCCCAAGAATCTTTTCGATGAAACCCGGATTATCCGTGGCAATAATCTCTTTAAGCACCATGGAGCTGTAGGTTTCGTTACCCTCAAAACCAAGCTTCCAGACAACGGGCTCCCTTTCACCGGAGTCCGAATCCTGTGCATACAAACACATGGGCAACAATAACCATAAACAGCATATGAAGATTGTACCCCAATATTGGTTTCTCATCTTAAATGAAATGAAAATCTGCACATAACCAAAGGTTAAACTATCCCTGTATGATAACGCAATTTGGGTTTTACTGAAAATGCATTCCCCCTTATAACGAATCGCCAGGAAGGAATATTTACGGTTTTTGCAGTTTAAAAATAGTTTTCTGCGCAGGTGTTCACATATCCTCTGAATACCGTACCATTTATTCCCGAAAGTGTTTCACTGCAAGTTGATGCTAAAGAAGCTCAGATTTCGCAGCCTATATCCGAGCCTGGCACTCTCAGGGCCTTCTCAGACAATAAAATAGTGTACCGCCGCATACGTTTCTCTGACAGTGGGCAGATTCGTATATTTCATGTTCTGTTCACACCTGCAGATTAATTTTAATACATCCGGATAACGACAACTCTCTCTTCATTTCGTTCATGATTCGTCAACTGATTTTTTTGCTGCCGGTTATTCTGCTGATCATATTCAGTGGCTGCAGCACTCCTGCCATGGATGACTACAGCAACGATCGTTTTGAGCTTGTTAATCAAGACGGCGAAACAGTCACCTTTCCCGGTGATTTTCAGGGGTCGCCGCTGGTTGTAGGGTTCATCTACACCAACTGTCCGGATATCTGCTCATTTATTACTGCAAACGTCGGCAGTGTATATGAAGAGATGAACAACCCCGGCGACACGCAATTTGTGCTGATCACTTTCGACCCGCAAAGGGATACGCCGGATGTACTGAAAGGGTACGCGGGCGCATTCGATATGGACCGTGAGCCTTTCCATTTTCTCACCGGCGATGCTGAAACGATCGAAGCCCTCATGGAGCGGGTAAGCGTTCGTACACAAGAGTCATACTCAAAAGACCTGGAAAACGGGGAGCGACTCTATTTCATTAATCATTCGGATAAAATTTTACTCATTGACCAAAACTCACAACTTATCTTCGATTATGGCGGAAGCATGACCCCCATCCCCATCATCGTTGAAGACCTGAATAAACTGTTATGATTAAATCTCTTTCTGTCACCACTATAATCGCATCACTTATCCTCTTGCTGCTTTCCGGTTGCGGTTCCGGCGAAGAGCAGCAGCCAGACCCCGAAATGACCGATGGTGAAGGCATTCAGATCGAAGAGGCATGGGCCCGCCCCGCTTTCGAAGGAAGAATGAGTGCAGCCTATTTTCTGCTGACCAACTTCGAATCGGAGCCGGACACCCTTCTTTCCGTTGATTCGGATGCTGCCCTTGTTGTAGAGATGCATGAATCCTATGAATCTGAGGAGGGATTGATGGGAATGCGCGAAGTGAATAACGTATTGATTCCAGCACAGTCATCTCTTCGTTTTCAGCAGGGAGGCCTTCACATCATGCTGATACAGGTTACTCAAACCCTCGAGGACGGTGACTCGTTTTACCTGACGCTTGATTTTGCCAGGGCTGGAGAAAAAACCATCAGCGTACCTGTTCGGCTGTAATCGCTTCGTTCTTCATTCAAAACCATCAGCAGCGAAGCACAACATACCGTTCGGTACTATAACCGGCTTTCATCCAGGTACGACCGAATCTACAGCGCCTATCTGAGTCATACGCACAGGCATCTGCTGGACCGTATGGGCTCGGTGAATCTGCACGGCAAGGATGTTCTGGATGTGAGCGGGGGAACCGGCATACTGGCCGAAAGCCTGCTTGAGTCTGTCGGAAAACCGGCCCGGTTCGTACTCAATGATCCTGCGGATCAGATGCTTGAAATTGCCAGGGAACGACTGAAACGGTATCCGGATATTGAATACACTTCGCACTATGCGGAGAATCTGAATCGGTTAGAGGGTTCTTTTGATCACATTATCTGCCTCAACTCCTTTCACTACTATGTCGATCAGCCTGTTGTTCTTGACCATTTCCGGACCCTGCTCAAGCCCGGCGGTACGCTCTGGCTGCAGGACTGGAACCGCAAAGGGCTCTTCAGAATAGCCATACGCCTGATTGACCTGCTCTCCCCCGAGCATATCAGCACGCGGAATGCTGCAGAGATGGAAAGACTGCTTCACGAACGGGAGATGTACATTGAAGAGAGAAGGATGTGGCGATTTCGATGGTGGAATTTTTTATATCTGAAGGCACATCTCAACCGCTGATGGGCGGGGCGACACCGCTTTGACGGTTTTTACCATAAAGCATTTCTGCTCACGCGTCAGAAAGTGGCTCCAGATCCCTGAGCTGCGATTCAGTAAACATTTTAGACTTGATCAGAAAGCGGACACCCATTGGTATTTCGAGCGAAAAACTTGAACCGCGTCCCGTCTTCACATCAAGGGTAAGCTGCATATATTGCCAGTATTTAAACTGATCCCTTGCCATGTAAAAAGGTGCCCCGTACACCTCACCCAGCTTCACATCACTTTTTCCAACGCGAAACTGGCCTGCTTTGTAGCACATCGGAGATGAACCGTCACAGCAGCCTCCGCTTTGATGAAACATTAGCTCACCGTGTTTTTCGCGGAGCTTGTTCATGACTTCTTTCGCTTCTTCTGTGATCAGAACTCGTTTTACTGCCATTTTATGGATGTTTTTTCAGTGAATGAGAGTCCATATGGTCTGCCGGACTCTCATATCCTGAAGTTCAGAACTCATGCAATTTCCAGTACCATGCGCCCTTCGATATTGTTATTTCTCATATCATCGAGTACGCTATTGATGTTTTCCATCTTTTCAGTGTGGATATTGGATTTCACTTTTCCTGCGGTTGCAAAGTCTATCGATTCCTGGAGATCTTTTCTTGTTCCTACAATAGACCCACGGATCGTGATTCTGTTCAGAACGGCGTTAAATATATCGAGCTCAAAACTTCCGGGGGGCAGTCCATTCATCGACAGTGTTCCTTTTCGCCTGAGCGTATTTAGTGCCTGGGAAAAAGCCTGCGGTGCCACCGCAGTTACCAATGCTCCGTGCATTCCGCCGGTCTCTTTTTTCAAATATTCTCCCGGATCTTCTTCCATTGCATTGACCGTCAGATCAGCACCCAGTTTTTCAGCAAGGTCGAGTTTCTCTTTTGCTACATCTATGGCCGCAACATGAAGTCCCATAGCCTTGGCGTACTGTACTGCAAGATGACCCAATCCGCCAATTCCGGATATGGCAACCCACTCACCCGGTTTGGTATCCGTCTCCTTTAATCCCTTGTAAACGGTAACCCCGGCACAGAGAATCGGCGCTATTTCGGGAAAATTGACATTCGAGGGTAAATGGCCAACATATCGCGGATCTGCCAAAACGTATTCTGCATACCCTCCGTCAACGCTGTATCCCGCATTTTCCTGTTTTTCACAAAGTGTTTCCCAGCCTGTAATACAATGCTCACAGGTACCGCAGGCTGAATAGAGCCAGGGCACGCCTACCGCATCCCCTTCTTTTACATTCTTAACATTTTTACCTGCTGCAGCCACATATCCAACGCCCTCATGGCCCGGTATCAGAGGCAGTTTGGGCTTTACCGGCCAGTCTCCATCAATTGCGTGCAGATCGGTGTGACAGACACCGCTTGCCATCACCTTTACCAGGATTTCATCATCTCCGGGTTCTTTTACCGGCATCTCTTCCACTGAGACCGGATCGCCGAATTTTCGAGCAACTATCGCTTTCATGTTTTTGGGCAGCATAATATGTACCTCATGATTTTTTTTAGTAATAACTGAACCGCCCGGCCGAACAGAGCCGGGGGTTTTTAGGTCAGGTTTTTGGACCTGCTTTTTAGAAGAATCCGAGCGCGCTTTTATCGTACGAAATCAGCATATTTTTCGTCTGCTGGTAGTGACTCAGCATCATCTTGTGATTTTCGCGTCCAAAGCCGGATTTCTTGTATCCGCCAAAGGCAGCGTGTGCCGGATATGCATGATAGCAGTTTACCCATACGCGTCCTGCCTTGATGGCCCGCGGCACCTGGTAGAGCTGGTGCGCGTCTCTTGTCCAGACGCCCGCACCCAGGCCGTAAAGCGTATCATTTGAAATCGCTATGGCCTCGTCAACATCCTTGAATGTTGTAAGGGAGGTAACGGGACCGAAGATCTCCTCCTGAAACACCCTCATATTGTTATTTCCGCTGAAAATGGTTGGCTGAATGTAGTATCCGTCAGCTATACCGTTGCCCTTGCCCACTTCCGCGGCACCGCCGCCTACAAGAACTTTTGCCCCTTCTTCCCTGCCCACCTCGAAGTAGTTCAGTATTTTTTCATACTGATCATTCGAAGCCTGTGCACCGACCATCGTTTCGTCGTCAAGGGGATGTCCCATTTTAATTTTCTTCACCCTTTCAATTACCCTTTCGGTAAACGCTTCTGCAATGGACTCCTGCACCAGAATTCTCGACGGGCAGGTACACACTTCACCCTGATTAAGTGCAAACATTGCGGCACCTTCCAGGCATTTGTCAAAGTACTCGTCATCCGCATCCATCACGCTTTCAAAAAATACATTGGGGCTTTTTCCGCCCAGTTCGAGCGTAACCGGAATGATGTTCTCGGAAGCGAACTGCATAATTAACCGGCCTGTGGTGGTTTCTCCGGTAAATGCAATTTTTGCGATTCGGTCGCTGGTAGCAAGCGGCTGTCCTGCCTCCGGGCCAAAACCGTTGACAATGTTCAGGACTCCTGCCGGAATTACGTCACCGACCAACTCCATCATTACCATAATACTGGCGGGTGTTTGTTCGGCAGGTTTTACAACCACGCAGTTACCTGCAGCAAGTGCGGGTGCAATTTTCCATGCTGCCATCAACAGTGGAAAATTCCATGGTATAATTTGGCCAACAACTCCAAGAGGTTCCGGAAGATTAATAGACACGGTGTGTGAATCGTGTTCTGAAATTCCTCCTTCCTGAGTTCGGATAGCCGCTGCAAAATAGCGGTAGTGATCTACGACCAATGGCAGATCTGCATTCATGGTTTCACGAATCGGCTTACCGTTTTCGATGGTTTCAACACGTGCCAGATACTCCAGATTTTCTTCAATAATGTCTGCCATCTTATTCAGAACCGAAGCGCGCTCAGCGGCCGAGGTGCTGTTCCATGACGGAGCGGCTTTATGCGCTGCGTCCAGTGCAAGTTCGATATCTTTTTCATTCGATCTGGCTGCTTTTGTAAACGGTTTTCCGTCTACCGGAGACGTATTGTCAAAATATTCTCCGTCAACGGGCGGCATAAATTTGCCATCGATATAATTGTCGTACTTTTCCCTGAAACCTGGCCGTTCGTGTAACATGTTGATCTCCAATAGTTAATTTGAGTTTGTATTTCAACATGTAAAGAAAAGCGCTTCCAAACTTGATGGTTCTTCTCAAAATATTGCTCTATCGTCTCAATTTGGTTTTATAAAACCTGTTATCTATAATAATTAACCGTACTTCTCCGGGCACCGTCAGGTTTCACTTACACGTATTTTGCGATGAGCAGCGCATTTCATTCCCACTATCCTCCACCACAAAAACTTGTTGAAAACAGAACAAGTTTTGCAGGAGATGATGCGGTGTTTTCTGTCTATGACACCTTTCAGGTGGCCAATCGCGTTGAGCTTCGATCCACCAGCCCCATGTATTGCGGGATGATTTCAGGCAAGAAAGTCATTCACTCCGGAGAAGAAAAGTCGTTTGAATTTGTACCAAGCGAAAGCCTCGTGCTGCCTCCCGATCAATCGATTTACATTGATTTTCCGGATGCAAAAATGGATGAGCCGACCAAGTGCATCACGGTAGAACTGCCTTTGTCCAGAGTGAATGATATCGTTGCCAGAATGAATGATATGATTCCCCGCAGCAAGGCGTCAGGCAACTGGGAGTACGACTCAGCACACTCGGTACACTTTAAGAATACTGCTTCCGTGGATCTGCTGATACGTAAGCTCTTTCACATCTTCACAGAAGAGCACAAGCAGCGCGACCTTCTGGTTGACCTGAACACCTCGGAGCTGATTGTGCACATGCTGCAAACCGAATCCAGGGCGCTGCTGCTGAAAAATTACCGGAATCATCTTACAAAAAACGGTCTGGCTGCAGCCATACACTACATTCATGAGAATCTGGACGGCCCGATCTCTTCTGATAAGCTGGCCTCCGTATCCTGTATGAGCAAGGCTTCCTTTTACCGATATTTCAAAAATGAGTTTGGTGTGAGCCCAGTTGAATACATCAACAAAGTGAGGGTTGAAAAAGCCTGCAAGCTGCTGGTTAAGAACAGAATGAACGTAACCGATGTGGGATATGAACTCGGATTTTCAAGCATCAGCCACTTTATCAAGCTCTTCAAGGAGCACACCGGCCTGACGCCGAAACAGTACCAGCTTCAAAATCAAAGTCAGAATCAGAATACGCAGCTGCCGTCTGATTGAGCTGAACAGGCTCCACCTGACCTGGAGTACAAATCTCTCTTACTCAAGTACAAATGTGAAGGTAATGACCCCCCACTGTGACTCCTGGGGAACGCCTGACGGCAGACGGGAGAATCGCCAGCTTCGGAGTGTCCGCATGACCTCTCTTTCAAGTTCCGGATTCATTTTGCGCAGGGGAATCACGCGTCCCAATGTGCCGTCCGGGTTCACTTCGAAACGAATCGTGATGGTGGCTTCCTCATTCGTCTGGTTTGTCGGCAGCGGCTGAATCATCGGGGTACGATCAAGATCGCCTTCCCATTCCAGATTGTAAGGAGCTGAGCGTTCTGAATTGTTTCCGATACCCTGGTCTACATCCACTTCACCCGTTGTTCCGTCTTCAGCACCGCTGTCTTCCACGCCTTCCTGTATCTGCTCGTCCTCCCGGGTTTGCGGGGGCACCTCTTCCTCAACCACCTCTTCCGTAACGTCAACCTGTTCGGGGTTTACAACTTCCGTTTCGGGTGTCTCCACAACCTCATCACTCTCAATTTCCTCTGTTTCCTCAGGCAGTTCAACCGGCTTGGTAACCTCTTCCTCGGGCGTCTGGGGCGTTTCCACAGGCTGTGTGATCTCCGGATTGGGATCTTCCGGCTGTTCTTCTGCGGGATTTGGCCTGGTGGCTACTTCCTCTCTTTGAACATCGGACTGTTCGGCAAGCGTGCCGCTTCTGAATTCACCGAGGGTCACCGCGATGTAGGCAGGGCGATTGTCAATATCAAAGCTGATATTATAGAGCAGTGCTATGATCAGCAGCACAATATGAATCGCAGCGGTTACACCCAGCCCGAAGCGGTCTTCCTTATCGATATGTGAATCGAACCTGTCCTGCATAAAAGATGTATCAAATGGGGCTTAAAAAGTTAATTTCTCTCTGTGGCCATAACCATGTTCATATTGAGAGCCTGTCCGATATTCATTACACGTACGGCATCATCAATTCGTGCATCGCGGTCGGCCCGTACTACTAACGTTGCTCCGGGCCGATTCTGATATGCCTGCTGAATGGAAGCTGAGAGTCCGGCGCTGGTCACCTGTTCACCGTTCACAAAGAAATCACCTTCAGCCGTAATGGCAACCGAAACCTGCGTGGCATTGGTGTTAACGCTCGATTCAGCCTGCGGCACATTCACCCTGATTCCAAAATTGGAAACAAACGATGAGGTTAAAAGGAAAAATATAAGCAGCAGCAGAATAATGTCTGTCAGCGACGATTGTGAAAACATCGTCAGCGGCTCCATTGTGCCACTGTCTTTTCTGAAGTTCATCTTCTACGCCTCCGTGCGCTTCTTGGGTGACGGTGTCTGAAGCAGGTCCACGAAATCAGCCGAGGCATTTTCCAGTTCGAAAACCATCCGGTTTATCTTGCCAAGCAGGAAGTTGTAAAACCCGTACGCTATAATGCCGACAATGAGTCCGGTTGCCGTCGTTATCAGGGCTTCCCAGATACCGCCTGCCAGCACGCTTGGGTTTACGTTACCCTGCAGCGATTGAATGTCCATAAAGGCCCGGATCATCCCGGTAACCGTACCGGTAAACCCGATGAGCGGAGCAACACCCGCAATGGTGGCCAGCCAGTTCATCCGTTTCTCCAGGCTGTAAATTTCTTTTTTTCCTGCGTTGTGAATGGCGTCCTCGATGTCGCGGATGGGACGGCCCAGCCTGCGTATTCCCGATTTCAGTATTCGGGCCAGCGGTTTGTCAAACTCTTCACAATACTGAACAGCCCGGTGCTGACTGCCTGATTTGAGCAGCGATTCGATATTGTTCAGCATGGTGTTTACGTCCATCCTGGAGTTTTCGAGCGTTCTCCATCGTTCCGCAATTACGTAAATGGCGAGCACGGAAAGAATAAAGAGCGGTATCATGAGCAGCCCGCCCTGCTGCAGAATTTCGAAAAAAGACATAGAAGATTCTTCCTGGAGCATCAGGGCCAGTGAATCCGTTTCGGCCTCAGCAACCTGGAGTAGAAAAAGCGAGATGATATTCATTTATTTATCAGTTGGTCTGTATTCGTTGTATGAAATTATTTGAGTTATAGGGTGAAGGCAGGGTCAGGGCTGCTTCCTGAGCGTTGGCAATGGTCTCAAACTGTCCCACGCTAACACGCCAGACGTTCTCACCATTTATCGTGCGCTGGCTCACCAACACCCTGTAATTGTCAGCCCTCAGATCTGCGGCAACAGATTGTGCATTTGTTTCCTGGCTGAGAGAATGAAGAACGATCGAGTAGCCGTCATTTGCCTCCTCGTTCAGATCTCCCCTGAGTCCGTAACCGTTGCTGCTAACTGCAGCCTCAGCTTCCGGGTCGGCCATTACATTGTCTGTTACTGCATCTTCGGAATCAGGTTCCGGTGTTGGCAGCTGCTCCGGTGTATCCGACTCCGGGGCAGGTTCCGATTCTGCGTCTGTACCTGTATCTGTATCTGCATCTTCAGCCGGCATCTGCTCCGCCATATCCTGGGATGACGGTTCCGTAACTTCGGTCGTGACTTCCGGCTGCGATTGTGGTTGAGTTTCGGAATCAGAATCACTAAAAACGCCGGGCAAGAGCAGAAAGGCGGCTGCTACAATAATAAAAATCAATACGATCCCCATTACAATCATGATCGGATCTTTCCGTTTTTGACTCCCCTGGTAGCCTCCCGGTGTTGTTTTGCGCGCTGCAGGTGCCGATGCTTTCTTCTCTTTGGCAGCTGCGGCAGGTTTGGCAGGCTCTGGTTTTTCAGCCGGTTCATCCGGTTTACTTTCTGCTACAGGTTCCTCCTTCTCCGCCTTCTGAGCGGGTTTTGGCTTATCATCGGTCTTGGCTGCAGGCTTGGATTTGGATTTTGATTTGGGCCTGGAGACGGGTTTGGCCTTTTCTTTTTCCTCTTCGGATTTTGGCCCGGATTCGGAGACGGGTTTCTGATCCTCTTTTTTCGGTTCGGGTCCTTCCTCTTCCTCTGCTTCTCCGGGTGAAATGAGCGGGTGGGAAGGCTCATCTTCTTCTCCAAAAATGCCTTTTTCCGTTGCGCTCAATTTGCTTGAGGCATCTCCCAGCAGACCCGCGAAAGGATCTTCATCCCGCTCAGGAATTTCATCCTCATAGTCCTCTTCACTTTCCTTTTCCGTGCTCTCTTCTTTTTTAATCTCAGAATCTCCCCACGGCAGCTCAATTTCATCTTCATCCTTTTCTGAGGTTCCCTCTCCCCCCTCATCGAAACCAAAAATAGCACTCAGATCCTCTTCACTTTCATCTGAATCCGACTCAGCCGATGACGTCGTTGACGAGTCTTCTTCCGCCTTTTCGGCAGATACTTCAGGTTCGGGCTCCTCTTTGTCGCCTATATCCCGCGGTGGCTTAAGCTCTACCGGCTCCATGCCCACGTATTTAAAATTGATTTCGGTACTGAGCTCTTTTGACGGATCAAATTTCAAGTCACCGTCCTCATCGAAATAAAACAGCCCAAACTCTTTTATCTCCAACGCCTTTCCCCTTTCGGCGGCATCAATAATGCGACGGATCAGCTGTTCAAGTTGGTCTTCCACCTCAGTAACATCCATCCCCGTTTTGGTGACCAAAAGCTCAATCAGTTTCTTTTTATCGATCTTCATTCGAGCTCCTTACTTTTGATTTAAATTCAACCACATCTGCAGGCGGCACCATCACTACTCTGCCATTTTCATATTTTTTCTGATGCTGCTTTCGGTGTACAACCTCAAACATTCCCAGACCTTCCACATCCACTTTATTCTTATCAAGAATCTGCTCCCGCAATACCTCTTTAAAAGCTTTAATAAATGTAGATTTCATAACTAAAACAGATATGTAATTCCGGCAAATCCCTGGAAACCGCGTTCAGGGTAGCCACGCCAAAGTTCATACTCTTCGCTTAACAAGTTAAGAAGTTTACCGTATACACCCAGCTTTTCTGTAACGGATATTTCGAAACGGCTGCCTACGATGAAAAATGAAGACAGATCGTTTCCTGCGGAGTCTTCCCGGTCACCGGCGAATTCGGCCCACCCTTCTATGAGTATCTGACCGGCGGGCCGGATGGATACCGTTGCCTGAGCACCAAGGCTTTCAATAAACGGAATTTTTTCGTTCCCTGATAAACGCGGCCTTTGCCAGTGTGCTTCACCCGTAAGCCAGACTATGCCCGGTTTCAGATCCTGGGTAAGACTGCCGTATAATTTGATAATGTTTGCACGCCTGAATGCCGGTGAATAGTACTGCTCCGTGAAATCGGTACCGGCTATACTGTTCTCATTTCTTGTATAATAGAGATAGTGACGGATATTCTGATATGAAAGGCCCCCTGAAAATTTGGTCCCCTTGAGCGGTTCGGCAAGAACTTCGGCCTGGAGCCTCATTTCGTACTGGTGCTGCAGCAGTGATGCGAGATCGAAAAAAGGATTTTCATCATGCACTCCTGCCAGTGTCGGCTGATCTACCCTGCCGAGCAGCCGCCCCCTCAAATCGAGCCCTCTGAAAAGTGTATGCCTCAACGTTACGTCGGGTGTAAGGTAAACAGACAGATCATTAATCCCGTCATCAGCCACCGTGATACCGGCGGAAGCCTTAACGTCAGTCTGATAGTTGAAGAGGCGTTCATAGTGAGCAGAAGCCCCTGCAATAACCCAGTTTTGTGTTGCGCCAAGCCGCTCATTAATCCCGCCTGCATCGGCACGCACCCTCAACCGGTGCACTTCCTGCACATGCTCACCCAGACGTGAGTACTCTGCGTTCGCATTTACGCCCCACTCCGTTGCCTCGC
This DNA window, taken from Rhodohalobacter mucosus, encodes the following:
- a CDS encoding energy transducer TonB family protein, which translates into the protein MQDRFDSHIDKEDRFGLGVTAAIHIVLLIIALLYNISFDIDNRPAYIAVTLGEFRSGTLAEQSDVQREEVATRPNPAEEQPEDPNPEITQPVETPQTPEEEVTKPVELPEETEEIESDEVVETPETEVVNPEQVDVTEEVVEEEVPPQTREDEQIQEGVEDSGAEDGTTGEVDVDQGIGNNSERSAPYNLEWEGDLDRTPMIQPLPTNQTNEEATITIRFEVNPDGTLGRVIPLRKMNPELEREVMRTLRSWRFSRLPSGVPQESQWGVITFTFVLE
- a CDS encoding ExbD/TolR family protein, with protein sequence MNFRKDSGTMEPLTMFSQSSLTDIILLLLIFFLLTSSFVSNFGIRVNVPQAESSVNTNATQVSVAITAEGDFFVNGEQVTSAGLSASIQQAYQNRPGATLVVRADRDARIDDAVRVMNIGQALNMNMVMATERN
- a CDS encoding MotA/TolQ/ExbB proton channel family protein, with translation MNIISLFLLQVAEAETDSLALMLQEESSMSFFEILQQGGLLMIPLFILSVLAIYVIAERWRTLENSRMDVNTMLNNIESLLKSGSQHRAVQYCEEFDKPLARILKSGIRRLGRPIRDIEDAIHNAGKKEIYSLEKRMNWLATIAGVAPLIGFTGTVTGMIRAFMDIQSLQGNVNPSVLAGGIWEALITTATGLIVGIIAYGFYNFLLGKINRMVFELENASADFVDLLQTPSPKKRTEA
- a CDS encoding SPOR domain-containing protein gives rise to the protein MKIDKKKLIELLVTKTGMDVTEVEDQLEQLIRRIIDAAERGKALEIKEFGLFYFDEDGDLKFDPSKELSTEINFKYVGMEPVELKPPRDIGDKEEPEPEVSAEKAEEDSSTTSSAESDSDESEEDLSAIFGFDEGGEGTSEKDEDEIELPWGDSEIKKEESTEKESEEDYEDEIPERDEDPFAGLLGDASSKLSATEKGIFGEEDEPSHPLISPGEAEEEEGPEPKKEDQKPVSESGPKSEEEKEKAKPVSRPKSKSKSKPAAKTDDKPKPAQKAEKEEPVAESKPDEPAEKPEPAKPAAAAKEKKASAPAARKTTPGGYQGSQKRKDPIMIVMGIVLIFIIVAAAFLLLPGVFSDSDSETQPQSQPEVTTEVTEPSSQDMAEQMPAEDADTDTGTDAESEPAPESDTPEQLPTPEPDSEDAVTDNVMADPEAEAAVSSNGYGLRGDLNEEANDGYSIVLHSLSQETNAQSVAADLRADNYRVLVSQRTINGENVWRVSVGQFETIANAQEAALTLPSPYNSNNFIQRIQTN
- a CDS encoding HU family DNA-binding protein, giving the protein MKSTFIKAFKEVLREQILDKNKVDVEGLGMFEVVHRKQHQKKYENGRVVMVPPADVVEFKSKVRSSNEDR